A window of the Fundulus heteroclitus isolate FHET01 unplaced genomic scaffold, MU-UCD_Fhet_4.1 scaffold_201, whole genome shotgun sequence genome harbors these coding sequences:
- the LOC105916362 gene encoding relaxin-3 receptor 1 yields the protein MDEIFNQSASLNQSSLGDDKFTFEDIDVSADGSPILRIFISVVYSVVCAVGLVGNLLVFFLMRVRQGRKRSTINVFITNLAVTDFQFVLTLPFWAVDTALDFSWPFGDAMCKIILSVTVMNMYASVFFLTAMSVTRYLSVATALKKRSYRRSRCVKWVCAVLWMAATLATAPTAIFSTVTVVAGEKLCLLRFPEGHDWLALYHIQKILIAFIIPMFIVCVNYLMLLRFVRQRSMGTSNPKRRSRVTKSVAIVVLSFFCCWMPNHAITFWGVLVKFNAANWDTSYYTVHTYVFPVTVCLAHTNSCLNPILYCLMRPEIRKMLSGLFWRVSSPSQSKACTTRSVTHGEIQGVVPLQIIDNTEYTLSIIDRKGSSSSKSIPFPH from the coding sequence ATGGATGAAATATTTAACCAGAGCGCATCACTGAACCAAAGTTCCCTTGGAGATGACAAGTTCACTTTCGAGGACATCGACGTTAGCGCGGACGGTTCTCCCATCCTGAGGATATTCATATCGGTGGTGTACTCTGTGGTGTGCGCCGTGGGCTTGGTGGGAAACCTCCTTGTGTTTTTCCTCATGAGGGTGCGACAGGGTCGAAAAAGATCCACTATAAATGTTTTCATCACCAACTTGGCCGTGACGGACTTCCAGTTCGTGCTCACCCTGCCCTTCTGGGCCGTGGACACGGCTCTGGACTTCAGCTGGCCGTTTGGAGACGCGATGTGCAAGATCATTCTGTCGGTCACCGTCATGAACATGTACGCCAGCGTCTTCTTCCTCACCGCCATGAGCGTGACCCGCTACCTGTCTGTGGCTACAGCCCTGAAGAAAAGGTCCTATAGAAGATCGCGGTGCGTGAAGTGGGTGTGCGCGGTGCTGTGGATGGCAGCCACCTTGGCCACGGCACCCACGGCTATCTTCTCCACCGTGACCGTGGTCGCCGGAGAAAAGCTCTGCCTCCTCAGGTTTCCAGAGGGGCACGACTGGCTCGCTCTTTACCACATCCAGAAAATATTAATAGCCTTCATAATCCCGATGTTCATCGTCTGTGTCAATTATCTGATGCTCCTGCGCTTTGTGAGACAGAGAAGCatgggcaccagcaaccctAAGCGGAGATCCAGAGTCACCAAATCTGTCGCTATTGTGGTGCTGTCCTTCTTCTGCTGCTGGATGCCAAATCACGCCATCACCTTCTGGGGCGTCTTGGTCAAATTTAACGCAGCCAACTGGGACACGTCATACTACACTGTGCACACATACGTGTTCCCGGTCACTGTGTGTTTGGCGCACACAAACAGCTGCTTGAACCCGATCCTTTACTGCCTGATGCGGCCAGAGATTAGGAAGATGCTGAGCGGCTTGTTTTGGAGAGTCTCCAGTCCCAGTCAGAGCAAGGCATGCACGACGCGCTCCGTTACGCACGGAGAAATCCAAGGAGTGGTGCCTCTCCAGATCATAGACAACACAGAATACACGCTGTCCATCATAGACCGTAAGGGCTCATCAAGTTCCAAGTCGATCCCATTCCCCCACTGA